CTTGCCGAGCGCCACTTCGGGCTGGTAGGCGCGCGGCCGGCCGCGCCGCTTCGGCGCAACCGCCTCCGATTTGGCGGACGGCGGCGGCCTTGTATTTTTTTGTACCATTTCGCAATAAATTCCTTGACCCGATTTATATTATGCGAAACAGTATAAAAATCAACCCCGGTTCGAGAAGCCGAACCGATGCCAAGGAGGCACCCCATGGACCTGTATTTCTCGCCGCTGGCCTGCTCGCTGGCGACCCGCATCGCGCTGTACGAAGCCGGCGCCGAGGCCAACTATCTCGAGGTCGATCCGAAGACCAAGGTCGTGCAGAACGACGGCTCCGATTTCCGGCAGGTCAACCCACTCGGGCTGGTGCCGACGCTGCGCACCGACGACGGGCTGGTGCTCACCGAGAACGCGGCGATCCTGCAATATGTCGCTGACCGCTTTCCGCAGGCCGGCATCTCGACCGGTCCCGGCATGGACCGCAGCCGGCTGCATCAATGGCTCTGCTTCATCGGCACCGAACTGCACAAGGGCTTGTTCGTGCCGTTGCTCGACAAGACCGCCCCGCCCGAGATGAAGACCCATGTTCTCGGCAAGGGCCTGTCGCGGCTCGACTATCTCGACAACTATCTGAAAGGCCGCGAATTCCTGCTCGACCATTTCAGCGTCGCCGACGCCTATCTGGTCACGATCATCAACTGGACCATGGCGACGCCGCCGATCGAGCTTTCGAAATGGCCGAACGTGAAGGCCTATTACGAGCGGCTGCGCGCGCGCCCGAGCATCGCCAAAGCCTCCGCCGACGAGTTCAAGCTGTACCAGGCCGAACTCGCCCGCCACAAGGCGGCGGCGTAACCGGACGATGCGGCCTGACGCCCGCAACCACGCGGGCGTCACTCCGGTCTGGCCAGCAGCCGCGCTGTCAGGTTCGCCATCGTCTGTCCAAAGATCCTGGAATCGCCCAGCGCCCGCGCCAGCACCAGCGCGCCCTGAATAGTGACCAGCGCATCCGTCGACCGCCGCCGCGCCACCCGCGCGCTCAGGCCCGAACGCCCAAGCACGCGCGCCAGCGCATCGTTCCACCTGATAAAGTAACTCTGCACCTGAACCGCGAACATGTCCCGCGACGCCCCGAGGGCAAAGACGCCGACCAGACAGACGCGTTGACCGGAGCGGAAATAGCTGTCGACAGCCCCGATCATGGTGGCAACGGCGCGGGCGGAATCGTCGGACTCGCGCAGCGGTGCGAAGATATTGACCTCGAACCAGCGATCGATCTCGGCCAGCACTTCGGCCGCCATCTGCGCCTTCCCGCCCGGAAAGAAATGATAGAGACTGCCCTTGCCGAGGCCGGTGGCTTCGCCGAGCAGCGCCAGCATCGCGCCTTCGTAACCGTGCGCGCGAAACACCTCCGCCAGCAGCGGCAGCAGATCGGCGCGCTCGGAAACCGGTTTTGCCATTGGCCGGGTCAGAACGGACTCTCGCTCAATCCGGCGACATCGGCCGGACGCGGTCCCGGCGCGGTCCACAGAAAGCGCCGGTCTTGTTCAGCGATCGGGTGATCGTTGATGCTGGCCTCGCGCCGCCGCATCAGGCCCTTGTCGTCGAATTCCCATTGCTCGTTGCCGTAGGAGCGGTGCCACTGCCCGGCATCGTCATGCCATTCGTACTGGAAACGCACCGCGATGCGATTTCGATCGAACGCCCAGAGATCCTTGATCAGGCGATACTCACGCTCCTTCGCCCATTTGCGCGTGAGAAAGGCAACGATCGCCGGCCGGCCCTGCAGGAATTCAGCCCGATTGCGCCACACGCTGTCCTCGGTATAGGCCAGCGCCACGCGCTCGGGGTCGCGGGAATTCCATGCATCTTCCGCCATGCGGGCCTTCTGGGCGGCGGTCTCCCGCGTGAACGGCGGCAATGGCGGGCGCGACATCGAGGCATCTCCAGCTCTGAATACGAGCCGGGACTCGTACCGATCGGTACAGAGGAGTCAAGCTGGACCGGAATCAAGTTTCGACCAGATCCGCCTCGCCGCTGCGCAGCTCCTGCGCCAGCGTGCCATATACTGAACACGACGCCCTCACGACTTTAAGAGATCTGTCTTGCGTGGGGGCTTCTCCTGATCGCGACCTAAGTAGCCCACGATAAGCGCGACGACCGCCACCAAACCGAGGACAACGGCGCCCGTTTCTGTCCGAGCCGCTGCAATGCTCGCAAATGCCCCGAATACCACGGCCGACGAGTATGCCAAGAACGACTTAACCGGCAGGTTCGGGACCTTGATGATGCGATGTGCCACTGCTTTCTCCTCACAAAGCGCGACGAACCCTAACCGTCTTCCAATGCTTCTGCGGTTCTTTCAATGCGTCCCTCTTCAAATTTGTGGGTTGGGATCGCGACGTAATCCACAGCCTCCTTGCTTATGAAAATGATTCGGTGCCGACCTTCAGCTTCCCAACGGATCATGCCATCCGCCGAACCACCGCCATCGAAGTCAACAAATTCATAAAAGGCATCAAAGAGGTATTCGGGATTGAGAACGTCCACGCTGCGCTGTTTTCCTCCAGTCGAAAATTGGTATGTGACCTTAGTAGCCACATTCATAATTCTGTCGGTCTGAGCCCGATTCTTTTCGCGTTCGCTTTCGAGATCCTCGGCCTTGATGAGCCCATCGCTAACAAGCTTTTCGTACTGTTTGTCAGTAATCATAATCATTTTGCTGACACGCTCCACATCCGCTGGGTCAAAGTCCTCTCCGATATCATCGTCCGCAAGACCCTCAATTATTTCCCAATCGCGGGCGTCCGGTATTTGAACGTCAAGATGGTTAGTGTACATGTCGTGCTCCGGACCGTAATCGTCATATGCTTCGCTAGAGAAATACAGATCGGAGACTGCTTTAGTCCGGATGATCACGGTTTGATTCGCGAGACTTTGCACAACGACGAATGCAGCGTCGCCTTGCAGGTCTCGATGTAGACGAGCGAATGCGCCTTCGGAAATTGAAAGCAATAGAGGCTCGCCACCCCCGCAAAAGTGAATGGCTACTTCGCCGTAATAGCTAAGATCGTCGCTTGCGGAACTGTCGTAGAGGCTCACTTCAACCGGCGGATGTCGACCAAGCAACGCGTCGGGATTAGTCTTCAGAACCCTCGCAAGTTTCTTGAGTTTTGCCTCCGGAACGGGCGCCGCGCCGACCTCCCATCGGTGGTAATTGGGCTGGGTCACGCCGACGGCGGCCGCGACCTTTGCCTGCGTCATGCCGGCGGCCACCCGGAATTGCTTCAGCTTTGTCTTCATAACCATCGCCCTGAATTATGCGTATATAATACGTATAATCCGTTTAGGCAACAGAAACTTATGCGTATAGGATACGTATGAACGACATTGCCGGCGTCAACCTAACTAATCCGAAGCGGCTTAGGAATGTCCGCGCTTTCCCATCGCGGAGAAAAGCGCAACGAGAAGATGTCAACGCGTCGAAACACGGCTGTTGGTGGGCTATCCGTTGCTGTGGCAGCGTGAATTTCATAGCTCGCCGGCTAGCTCAGTAGCTAAATCAGATCGGCCTTCATCAGGGTCCGCAGCGCTTTCGGGATCGGCTTCGCCCTGCCCTCGCTGATGAAGGCGACGCGCACCTCCGCCTTGACCAGCACGTGCTCGCCGCGGCGCACCTCCTGCGCCAGAGTGATCGAGGCGCCCTTCACCGCGACCGGCCAGGTCACGACGTCGAGCACATCATCCATCCGCGCGGGCCTCAAATAATCGATCTGCATCGAGCGCACCACGAAGGCGAAGCCCGGCGTTTCGGCTTGCGCTTCCGCAAACAGCGCGTGCTGCTCGGCGCCCATCAGCCGCAGATGATTGGTGCGTCCGCGCTCCATGAAGCGCAGATAATTGGCGTGATAGACGATGCCGGAAAAATCGGTGTCCTCGTAATAGACCCGGATCTGCATGTGATGGCGGCCGTCGATGATCGCGCCGTCGAGATGTGCTGTCACTTGCGGTCCTCGATCGCCCCTGGAAGGCAATCGTTTTGCGCAAAATCGCCCTGGCGCGCAAGCTCAGCCGTCGTCCTTTGGGAATTACGACACGGCTGGAGCCGAGCCGCCCAGCGTCACCAGCGCGATTTCCGGCGGGACGCCGATGCGGAACGGCATGATGCTGCAGCCGAGGCCGCCGGAGACGACGACGTCACATTGGGTCCGGGTGTGGCCATAGGCGAACCTCTTGCCGTAATGCGACGGTATCACCGGCGACCAGCCGAACAGGCGCACCTGGCCGCCATGGGTATGGCCCGAGAGCTGCAGCGCTACCCGCGCCGGGACCCGTACCGCAACATCGGGTTCATGGGCCAGCAGGATGACCGGCGCGGCGTCGGTCACCTTGCCAAGCGTCGCGGCGAGATCATCGACGCCGATGCGCTTGACCGGCCTGAACCGGCGCGCCGGAAGGTACGCCAGTTGATCGCCGAGCCCGGCCAGCCAGAACGGGCGGCCGGTCTTGGTCAGCCGCACCACGTCGTTTTCGTAAACCGGAAGGCCGGCGGCTTCGAGCGCGCGGCGGGCAATAGTCACCCCCTGGCCCTCGCGCTGCACCGTCCTGTCGTCCCACCAGTCGTGGTTGCCGAGGACCGCATGGACGCCGAGCGGCGCCTTCAATCCGCCGAGCACCGGCGCCCATTCGCTGGCCGGAATGGTGCGCGTCACATGCCGATGTCCGGCGACGTAGTCGCCGAGCAGCACGATGACATCGGCGCGCAGCGCATTGGTGCGTCCCACGATCGCCTCGATGCGCGCCAGCGACATCCAGGGATCGCAGGCGTGGAGGTCGGTGATGACGGCGATCCTGAGCCGGAAATCGGCGGGCCATTGCGGCGGCGTTATATTATAGCGCGCGACGCGAAGCCGCAGCGCGGGCTCGCCAAATCCATAGGCGACGGTGGATACGCCGGTAGCGCCGAGGCCGGCCAGAAAGCGCAGGAAATGACGTCGGGAAATCATGAGGCTCAACCGTGATGCACCGTCATGCTGGTGGCGCATTGCAGCCGAATTCGGGTCCGTTTGTGCAGATCGTCAGCAGATAGCCAGCAGCGCGCGTCAGTCGTCGCTGTTCTGGCTGCCGAACAATCCGAACTGCGCCGGATCGCGCGCGGGCTCGGCGAGGCCGAGATGCTTGAATGCGTGCGAGGTCAAAAGCCGCCCGCGCGGGGTGCGCTGCAGATAGCCGCACTGGATCAGGAACGGCTCGATGATGTCCTCGATGGCGTCGCGCGGCTCCGACAGCGCCGCCGCCATGGTTTCGACGCCGACCGGTCCGCCGCCGTAGTTCATCGCGATGGTAGTGAGATAGCGCCGGTCCATCGCATCGAGACCGGCGGCATCGACTTCGAGCGCGCTCAGCGCGTTGTCGGCAATCTTGCGGTCGATCGACGCGGCGTCGGCTGCGGAGGCGAAATCTCGCACCCGCCGCAGCAGCCGTCCGGCGATGCGCGGCGTGCCGCGGGCGCGGCGCGCGATCTCGTTGGCGCCGTCGGGCGTCATGCCGATCTTGAGCACGCGGGCGCCGCGGGTGACGATCTTTTCCAGTTCTTCCACGGTGTAGAAATTCAGCCGCACCGGAATGCCGAAACGGTCGCGCAGCGGATTGGTCAAAAGCCCCGCGCGCGTCGTGGCGCCGACCAGCGTGAATTTGGCCAGCTCGATCTTGACCGAGCGCGCCGCCGGCCCCTCGCCGATGATGAGGTCGAGCTGGAAGTCCTCCATCGCCGGATACAGCACTTCCTCGACCGCGGGGCTGAGACGGTGGATCTCGTCGATGAACAACACGTCGCGCTCTTCGAGATTGGTCAGGAGTGCGGCGAGATCGCCGGCCTTGGCGATCACCGGACCCGAGGTGGCGCGAAAGCCGACGCCGAGCTCGCGCGCCACGATCTGCGCCAGCGTGGTCTTGCCGAGACCGGGGGGACCGACGAACAGCACGTGATCGAGCGCCTCGCCGCGCTTGCGCGCGGCCTCGATGAAGATCGAGAGGTTAGCGCGCGCCTGCGCCTGGCCGACGAATTCGGACAACAGCTGCGGGCGCAGCGCAGTATCGCCGACATCGTCGCTGCGGCGCTCGGGAGTGACGATGCGGGAAGGCGTGGTCACTTCGCCAACTCCTTCAACCCGAGCCTAATGAGCTGCGCAGTCTCCGCCCCCTCACCGGCGCTGCGCGAGGCCGCAGCGATGGCGGCGGCCGCCTGCGGCTGGCCGTAGCCGAGATTGACCAGGGCCGAGATCGCATCGGTGACCGGGCGCGGCGCGCGGTGGTCATCGATCGCGCCGGACAGATGCACCAGCGCCGGATCGACATTGGCAAAGCCAGGGGCCTTGTCCTTCAATTCGGTGACGATGCGCTCGGCAACCTTGGGGCCGACGCCCGGCGTGCGCGTCACCGCCGCCTTGTCGCGCAGCGCAATGGCGTTGGCGAGATCCGCCGGCGGCAAGGTCGAGAGCACCGCCAGCGCCACCTTGGCGCCGACGCCCTGCACCGTCTGCAGCAGGCGAAACCATTCGCGCTCGATGTCGCTGCGGAAGCCGAACAGTCTGATCTGATCCTCGCGCACGTAGGTCTCGATCGACAGCACCGCGGCATCGCCGGGCGAGGGCAGCGCCTGCAGCGTGCGCGACGAGCAATGCACCTGATAGCCGACGCCACCGACGTCGAGGATCACATAATCCTCGCCGTAAGAATCGATCAGGCCTTTCAGTTTGCCGATCATATCCCGACCACCTTCAGCCGCAGCGCGGCGCTGCCGCGATGATGCGCGTGCGTAATGGCGATCGCCAGCGCGTCGGCGGCGTCGGCCGATTTCGGCTCGGCCTTGGGCAGCAGGATTTTCAGCATCGCCAGGATCTGGTTCTTGTCGGCGTGGCCGGCGCCGACCACGGTCTTCTTCACCTGGTTGGGCGCGTATTCCGCAACCGAAATTCCGAACATCGCCGGCGCCAGCATCGCGACCCCACGCGCCTGCCCAAGCTTCAGGGTGGCGACGCCGTCCTTGTTGACGAAGGTCTGTTCGACCGCGGCTTCGACCGGCTTCAAATCGCCGAGCACGGTGGCAAGCCCCTCGTGAATTGCCAGCAGCCGGCTCGCCAGCGGCAGGCTGTCGGACGGTTCCACCGAACCGCAGCCGACGAAGGTCAGCCGGTTGCCGTCGATCTCGATCACGCCCCAGCCGGTGCGGCGCAGGCCCGGATCAATGCCCATGATGCGGACGGGATGGCGAATCGGCTGACATGTCATGGGGTAGTGATACCGCCGGAGCGTTTCGGGCGAAACAGAAACAGAACGCCGTACCCTGGGAATGCGCCACATGCCATGCGGTCATGCGCGGGCATGACCCGCGCATCCATCAAGCAGGAAAGGAATTCCGGAGGGATGGATTGCCGGGTCAAGCCCGGCAATGACGAGCGGGGATGACTCCTACCCACCCATCTTGGCGACCAGCGCGTCGGAAACCTCGAAATTGGCGTAGACGTTCTGCACGTCGTCGTGCTCGTTCAGGAGGTCGATCAGCTTCAGGAGCTTCTCGCCGGTCTCGTCGTCCACCGCCACGGTGTTCTGCGGTTTCCAGGTCAGCGCCGCCTTGCGGGCTTCGCCGAATTTCGCCTCCAGCGCCTTGGCGACGTCACGGAAGGTTTCCTGCGAGGCGTAGATCTCATGGCCGCTCTCGCTCGAGATCACGTCATCGGCGCCGGCCTCGATCGCCGCTTCCAGCATCGCATCGTCGGAGGCGACCTTGGCATCGTATTCGATGATGCCGGTGCGGTCGAACATGAAGGAGACCGAGCCGGTTTCCCCGAGATTGCCGCCGGACTTGGTGAAGTAGGAGCGGATGTCGGACGCCGCACGGTTGCGGTTGTCGGTCAGTGCCTCGACGATCACGGCGACGCCGCCCGGACCGTAGCCCTCGTAGCGGATCTCGTCGTAATTCTCGCTCTCGGTGCCGCTCGCCTTCTTCACCGCACGCTCGATCGAGTCCTTCGACATGTTCTCCTGGCGGGCGGAGATGATCGCGGCGCGCAGCCGGGCGTTCATGCTGGGATCGGGCGCGCCCATCTTGGCGGCGACGGTGATTTCCCGCGCCAGCTTGCTGAACAGCTTCGATTTCTGGGCGTCCTGCCGGCCCTTGCGGTGCATGATGTTCTTGAATTGGGAATGTCCGGCCATGCGGTCTCTTTCGGCGATTCGTCCGGGAGGAATGGGTGGAAGGCGCGGCGTTATAGGCCGCTAACCTTCCAAAATCAAAGATTTGCAGGGGTTTTCGGTATGGCGGTAGTGGCTGCTGCCCGCTTAAGAGGCAGATATTAACCATGATTTCACGCCCGAATGCGAGGATGCCGCTCTCCTTTCTCGTTCCGAGAGACGCCTCATGGCATTCGGTTTGTTTCGAAAACGGCCCGAACCGGCCGTGCCCGCGGTCGCTCCGGCGGTGGCGCCCCCCGCCGTTGCGGCCGCTGCGCCCGGTAATTCGGATAGCGATTCGGCCAGGGAAATCCTCGAACTGCTCGAACTCGAACTGGGCGCGATGATCCGCCAGCTCGAACGCGCAGCCAATTCGGTCGCCGGCGGCGCCGAGGCCACGGCGGCCACGCTCTCCACCATCCGCCAGCGCACCGACGCCCTGACCGGGCGCACCAGCGCCGCGCAATCCACCGCGACCACCTTCTCGCAGGCCGCCGACCAGTTCACCCATTCGGCGCAAGGCATCGGGTCCCAGGTGCGGGACGCCAGCAAGCTGGCCGACCAGGCCGGCGAAGCCGCCCGCGAAGCCAGCCTCAACGTCGACCGCCTGAGGGAGTCCTCGGCCGCGATTGGCAATGTCGTTAATCTGATCGCGCAGATCGCCAGGCAGACCACGCTCCTGGCGCTCAACTCCACCATCGAGGCGGCGCGGGCGGGTACCGCCGGACGCGGTTTCGCGGTCGTCGCCACCGAGGTCAAGGCGCTGGCGGTGCAGACCCAGAACGCCACCGAGGAAATCTCGAAAAAGATCGACGCGCTGCAGAAGGATGCCGCAGGCTCGGTCGATGCGGTGCACCGTATCTCGCTTGCGATCGAGGCGATTCGCCCGGTGTTCGAGAACGTCACCGGCGCGGTGGCGGAGCAGAATGAAACCACCAGCGCGATGTCCGACAACGCCGCCACCGCATCGAACTTCATCGTCGCGGTCGGCGACAGCGCCGCCGAGATCGACAGCGCCACCAAGGAAGCCGAGACCCATGGCGAACGTGTCGCCAGCGCCGGCAAGGCCGTCACCATGTTCGCGCAGAAGCTCAAGTCGCGCTGCGCGGTGCTACTGCGCCAGGACGAGCGCAAGGACCAGCACACGGGCCTGCGGCTGCCGTGCAATCTGGGAATAGAGATCCAGACCGCCCGCGGCCCGGTCGCCGCGTCGGCTTACGAGATCGCCCGGGAAGGCATCCTGATCGGCGGACCGGAAGCCGAGAGGCTGCCGCTGAATGAAAGCCTCGACGCCGCGCTGGAAGGCGTCGGCGCCTGCAGGATCCGCACCGGCGAACGGTCGAAGGCCGGCGTGCAGGCGCGTTTCGAGCGGCCCGATGCCGCATTGATCGAAAAGATCGAAGACAAGCTCTGGTCGATCCAGGACGAAAACACCGAGGCCGTTACCAGCGCCATCGAAGCCGGCCGCGCGCTGACCAGGATTTTCGAGGACGGCGTCAGGAGCGGCGCCATCTCGATGGACGATATGTTCGACGAGAACTACGTCGAAATCCCCGGCAGCAATCCGGTGCAGCACCGCACCCGGATTCTGGACTGGGCCGATCGCGCACTGCCGCCGTTCCAGGAGGCCTTCCTGACCAAGGACCCGCGCATGGCGTTCTGCGTGATGATCGACCGCAACGGCTACCTGCCGGTGCACAACAAGCTCTACTCGCATCCGCAGCGTCCCGGCGACGCCGCCTGGAACACCGCGAACAGCCGCAACCGCCGCATCTTCAACGATCCCGCGGGGCTGGCCGCCGGCCGCAATCTGCGCGCCTACCTGATCCAGAGCTATGCGCGCGACATGGGCAACGGCAAAACCATCATGATGCGCGAGATCGACGTGCCGATCCGCGTCAACGGCCGCCACTGGGGCGGATTCAGAACGGCCTACAAGCTCTGACCTACCAGAACCCCGGCAGCGTCGGCTCCAGCCTTCCGCCTTTTCGCACCGGCGCGATCTTGAGCGCCAGCCCGGTCTTGTCGTCGGTCTCGACCGCGACGGCGCTGAATGTCGCAGCGCCCGCCGCCGGCTCGAAGCGGCCCGAGGGAATACCCGTCGTAAAACGCCGCAGCGGCTCTTCCTTCTGCATGCCGATGATCGAATCGTAATCGCCGGTCATGCCGGCATCGGTCATGTAGGCGGTGCCGCCGGAAAGGATCTGGTGATCGGCGGTCGGCACATGGGTGTGGGTGCCAACCACGAGACTGGCGCGGCCGTCGCAGAAGAAGCCGATGCCCTGCTTTTCGCTCGACGCCTCGCAATGGAAATCGACCACGATGGCGTCGGCCGCCTCGCGCAGCGGACAGGCTTCGAGCTCGCGGCTGATGACGGCGAACGGGTCGTCGAACGGCGTCATGAAGACGCGGCCGAT
The genomic region above belongs to Bradyrhizobium sediminis and contains:
- a CDS encoding TIGR00282 family metallophosphoesterase; translation: MRILFVGDVVGRAGRIAISEHLPGMIRDWALDLVVVNGENAAGGFGITEAIYQEFVDAGADAVTLGNHAWDQREALVFIERAPRLVRPANFPKGTPGRGAALVDTKNGKRALVVNAIGRVFMTPFDDPFAVISRELEACPLREAADAIVVDFHCEASSEKQGIGFFCDGRASLVVGTHTHVPTADHQILSGGTAYMTDAGMTGDYDSIIGMQKEEPLRRFTTGIPSGRFEPAAGAATFSAVAVETDDKTGLALKIAPVRKGGRLEPTLPGFW
- a CDS encoding metallophosphoesterase; the protein is MISRRHFLRFLAGLGATGVSTVAYGFGEPALRLRVARYNITPPQWPADFRLRIAVITDLHACDPWMSLARIEAIVGRTNALRADVIVLLGDYVAGHRHVTRTIPASEWAPVLGGLKAPLGVHAVLGNHDWWDDRTVQREGQGVTIARRALEAAGLPVYENDVVRLTKTGRPFWLAGLGDQLAYLPARRFRPVKRIGVDDLAATLGKVTDAAPVILLAHEPDVAVRVPARVALQLSGHTHGGQVRLFGWSPVIPSHYGKRFAYGHTRTQCDVVVSGGLGCSIMPFRIGVPPEIALVTLGGSAPAVS
- the ruvC gene encoding crossover junction endodeoxyribonuclease RuvC produces the protein MTCQPIRHPVRIMGIDPGLRRTGWGVIEIDGNRLTFVGCGSVEPSDSLPLASRLLAIHEGLATVLGDLKPVEAAVEQTFVNKDGVATLKLGQARGVAMLAPAMFGISVAEYAPNQVKKTVVGAGHADKNQILAMLKILLPKAEPKSADAADALAIAITHAHHRGSAALRLKVVGI
- a CDS encoding TetR/AcrR family transcriptional regulator, producing the protein MAKPVSERADLLPLLAEVFRAHGYEGAMLALLGEATGLGKGSLYHFFPGGKAQMAAEVLAEIDRWFEVNIFAPLRESDDSARAVATMIGAVDSYFRSGQRVCLVGVFALGASRDMFAVQVQSYFIRWNDALARVLGRSGLSARVARRRSTDALVTIQGALVLARALGDSRIFGQTMANLTARLLARPE
- the ruvA gene encoding Holliday junction branch migration protein RuvA, which codes for MIGKLKGLIDSYGEDYVILDVGGVGYQVHCSSRTLQALPSPGDAAVLSIETYVREDQIRLFGFRSDIEREWFRLLQTVQGVGAKVALAVLSTLPPADLANAIALRDKAAVTRTPGVGPKVAERIVTELKDKAPGFANVDPALVHLSGAIDDHRAPRPVTDAISALVNLGYGQPQAAAAIAAASRSAGEGAETAQLIRLGLKELAK
- a CDS encoding methyl-accepting chemotaxis protein; this encodes MAFGLFRKRPEPAVPAVAPAVAPPAVAAAAPGNSDSDSAREILELLELELGAMIRQLERAANSVAGGAEATAATLSTIRQRTDALTGRTSAAQSTATTFSQAADQFTHSAQGIGSQVRDASKLADQAGEAAREASLNVDRLRESSAAIGNVVNLIAQIARQTTLLALNSTIEAARAGTAGRGFAVVATEVKALAVQTQNATEEISKKIDALQKDAAGSVDAVHRISLAIEAIRPVFENVTGAVAEQNETTSAMSDNAATASNFIVAVGDSAAEIDSATKEAETHGERVASAGKAVTMFAQKLKSRCAVLLRQDERKDQHTGLRLPCNLGIEIQTARGPVAASAYEIAREGILIGGPEAERLPLNESLDAALEGVGACRIRTGERSKAGVQARFERPDAALIEKIEDKLWSIQDENTEAVTSAIEAGRALTRIFEDGVRSGAISMDDMFDENYVEIPGSNPVQHRTRILDWADRALPPFQEAFLTKDPRMAFCVMIDRNGYLPVHNKLYSHPQRPGDAAWNTANSRNRRIFNDPAGLAAGRNLRAYLIQSYARDMGNGKTIMMREIDVPIRVNGRHWGGFRTAYKL
- a CDS encoding helix-turn-helix domain-containing protein, which encodes MKTKLKQFRVAAGMTQAKVAAAVGVTQPNYHRWEVGAAPVPEAKLKKLARVLKTNPDALLGRHPPVEVSLYDSSASDDLSYYGEVAIHFCGGGEPLLLSISEGAFARLHRDLQGDAAFVVVQSLANQTVIIRTKAVSDLYFSSEAYDDYGPEHDMYTNHLDVQIPDARDWEIIEGLADDDIGEDFDPADVERVSKMIMITDKQYEKLVSDGLIKAEDLESEREKNRAQTDRIMNVATKVTYQFSTGGKQRSVDVLNPEYLFDAFYEFVDFDGGGSADGMIRWEAEGRHRIIFISKEAVDYVAIPTHKFEEGRIERTAEALEDG
- a CDS encoding glutathione binding-like protein encodes the protein MDLYFSPLACSLATRIALYEAGAEANYLEVDPKTKVVQNDGSDFRQVNPLGLVPTLRTDDGLVLTENAAILQYVADRFPQAGISTGPGMDRSRLHQWLCFIGTELHKGLFVPLLDKTAPPEMKTHVLGKGLSRLDYLDNYLKGREFLLDHFSVADAYLVTIINWTMATPPIELSKWPNVKAYYERLRARPSIAKASADEFKLYQAELARHKAAA
- the ruvB gene encoding Holliday junction branch migration DNA helicase RuvB, which translates into the protein MTTPSRIVTPERRSDDVGDTALRPQLLSEFVGQAQARANLSIFIEAARKRGEALDHVLFVGPPGLGKTTLAQIVARELGVGFRATSGPVIAKAGDLAALLTNLEERDVLFIDEIHRLSPAVEEVLYPAMEDFQLDLIIGEGPAARSVKIELAKFTLVGATTRAGLLTNPLRDRFGIPVRLNFYTVEELEKIVTRGARVLKIGMTPDGANEIARRARGTPRIAGRLLRRVRDFASAADAASIDRKIADNALSALEVDAAGLDAMDRRYLTTIAMNYGGGPVGVETMAAALSEPRDAIEDIIEPFLIQCGYLQRTPRGRLLTSHAFKHLGLAEPARDPAQFGLFGSQNSDD
- a CDS encoding YebC/PmpR family DNA-binding transcriptional regulator; amino-acid sequence: MAGHSQFKNIMHRKGRQDAQKSKLFSKLAREITVAAKMGAPDPSMNARLRAAIISARQENMSKDSIERAVKKASGTESENYDEIRYEGYGPGGVAVIVEALTDNRNRAASDIRSYFTKSGGNLGETGSVSFMFDRTGIIEYDAKVASDDAMLEAAIEAGADDVISSESGHEIYASQETFRDVAKALEAKFGEARKAALTWKPQNTVAVDDETGEKLLKLIDLLNEHDDVQNVYANFEVSDALVAKMGG
- a CDS encoding nuclear transport factor 2 family protein, producing MSRPPLPPFTRETAAQKARMAEDAWNSRDPERVALAYTEDSVWRNRAEFLQGRPAIVAFLTRKWAKEREYRLIKDLWAFDRNRIAVRFQYEWHDDAGQWHRSYGNEQWEFDDKGLMRRREASINDHPIAEQDRRFLWTAPGPRPADVAGLSESPF
- the ybgC gene encoding tol-pal system-associated acyl-CoA thioesterase → MQIRVYYEDTDFSGIVYHANYLRFMERGRTNHLRLMGAEQHALFAEAQAETPGFAFVVRSMQIDYLRPARMDDVLDVVTWPVAVKGASITLAQEVRRGEHVLVKAEVRVAFISEGRAKPIPKALRTLMKADLI